The nucleotide sequence TCTGTTGAATGTACTGCCTTACGACAATCGCAACGAGGTCGAACTCGGCGCGATCCGGATCGGTCAGTGCACCACCGGCGGATGCCTGGGGCAGACCTCGATCTATTCCGATGGCAGCATTGTCGCGGCCACCACCCAGGCCCTGGAACTCGATGATCAGGTGCGCTATGGCACCCGCCATCTGGCCCTGGCCTTGAGCAATATCAATGTGGGCAGCGCCGAAGCACTGGCCGCCGCGGCCAGCGCTGGTGTGCTGCCAGCCGGCCTGACCCTTAACCAGCAGGTGCTGGATCGTTTGCTGCGCGGCGATACCCAGTTCGGCGCGCCGGCCCTGGAAACCCTGCAGTTGTCCGCCGGCCAAGCGCTCAATTTCTATGGGACCAGCACGCTGGATACCTACGATGCGCAGACCGGCAAGTCGCGCCTGAGCAATTTGTTGCTGTCCACGCCGGCGATTTACGGTTCCGGGACCACCGCCGACGTGGCGAGCATCCACACCGCCAATTTGATCTGGCAGGGCGCCGAGGGCGCGCCCGGCGCGGTGATCGCCGGTGGTGCCGGCAACGGCGGCGGGCGGCTGGATATCAACGCCGAGCGCATTGAGTTCGGTTACGGCGCCTTTGCCCAGCCGAGCACCACCAAGACCTTTGATCGTCTGGCCCTGGGCTTTGCCAACGTCAACCTCAACGCCAGTCAGCGCATTACCGCCAACCACAAGGGCAGCCTGTCGGTCTATCAGCGCCAGGGCGCGTATGACCCGGTCAAGGGCTTCCAATACAGTGGTGGCAATCTCAATATCCTCACGCCGCTGCTGACGGGCGAAGGTGGTTCGGTCAACCGTATGACCGCAGGTGGCGCGATCGATGTGCGGGCTTCGGCCGGTGCACGTGGCACCGTCACCGGTCATGGGGCGCAATTGTCCTTGCAGGGCGAGAGTATCCGCCTGGCCAGCGCGGTGGTGCTGCCCAGCGGTAAGGTCAGCCTCGGCGCCCGGGGTGACGTGGTACTGACCGACACCTCATTGATCGACGTCGCCGGACGCGCCATTGCCTTCAACGATGTGACCCAGTACGGCTGGGGCGGCGAAGTATTGCTCGACAGTCGCAGCGGCAACATTCTGCAGGGCGCGGGATCGACCATCGACATTTCCGCGAAGAACAACCAGGCCGGTAAACTGCGGGCCGTGGCGCTGGATGCGACGCGCGGGATTGTTGATTTGCAGGGCAAGATCCTCGGAGGCAGCAGCGGTTATTACGAGGCGGGCGGCACCTTGATGCCGTACCTGGCGGGCAGCGTGGAAATCCAGGCTCGGCGCCTGGGCGGCAGCGGCTTGTTGGATCAGCAATTCGCCGCCCTCAATCAGCGTCTCAACGATGGCCAGGTTTACGGCGCCCGCAGCTTCCAGCTCAAGCAGGGCGACTTGACCATCGGTAATGGCCTCAAAGCCAGCAGCATCAGCGTGTCGATAGACAACGGCAGCCTGCGGGTCAATGGCCTGGTGGATGCCAGCGGCGAGCGGGTCGGTAGCATCAACCTGGCGGCCAGCAATGGCCTGACCCTGGACAGCGGCGCGGTGCTCGACGCCCATGGCAGCAAACTTCGGGTCGACAGCTACGGCAAGATCATCGACTCACCCAACCGGGCCATGGTGGTACTGGGCTCCGGCGACGGCCTTCTGACCTTGGCCGATGGCGTGCGCATCGACCTGCGCCACGGCACCAGCACCGCGACGGGCAACGACGGGCGCAGTCGAGGTACTCTGGAGCTGAATGCGCCACGCTTGATCAATGCCGATGGCTCCAGCAATGACATCGCCATCGACGCCAGCGGACGTTTGGTTATCGATGGGGCTCGCTCGATCACCCTTAACGGCATGATCCGCTACGACGATGCCCCGGTAAAAAACGATCCTACCGCCAGCGGTCGTCCTTATCAGGAAATCACTCAGGACTATTTGCAGGGCAAGCATGAGGCCAGTGTGCAGTTCATCAATGCCGCCCTGCAAAACAATAACTTGTTGCAGAACAAGCTTGCCGGCCTGAACAACGCGACTTATGCCGACGCGTTCCACCTGCGGCCCGGTGTTGAAATCGTCAGCAATACCGCGGATGGCGATCTGGTGGTGCAGGGTGATCTGGACCTTTCCGGTTTCCGTTACGCCAGCCTCAACTCGCACAGCCAGCAGGACAGCGCGGTGTACGGTTCCGGCGAATCCGGCAGCCTGACCCTGCGGGCGGGTGGCGACTTGAACATCTACGGCAGTATCAACGACGGCTTTGCTCCACCACCGGAAACCGTGGATGACAAGGGTTGGGTGCTGTTGCCGGGTATCGACTTTACCGGCGGCGATATCGTCGTGCCTGGACACGGTGTGACCCTCGCGCAGGGCACGGCCTACCCGGCGGGCGCTGTGCTGAACTACGACTTGCCGATCGCCGACATCGGCGTGAGCGCGGGAACCCGATTGCCGGTGCGTGCGACCCTGAACCAGGACCTGGTGCTGCCTGCCGGTACGGTGCTGGCGGCGGCGGTGCTCGACAGCGCCGGCAACCTGCTGTTCGCAGCGGGGACCTTACTTAACCAGGCGCAGACCTTGGTGGGTGGTTCGCAACTGGAAGCGGGCAGCCTGCTGACCGAAAATACGTTGTTGAAGGCCCTGACCTGGCCCAAAGGCGTACCGCTGCCGCAGAACTTCCAGGCGCTGGATCCCACACTCAACGTGGTGACGCTGGACCGCGACATGCTGTTGCCACGGGGCGCGCTGATCCCTTCCGGCACCAACGTCAAGTTGCAGAACGGAGCCGAGTCAATCCAACTGCGGCCTGAGGAATCGGGACGCCAGGGCAAGCAATGGGCGATTGCGCCGATGTTGGCCGAAGGTTCGCAATCCTGGTCGCTGCGCCTGGTGGCAGGTGCCGATACCGAGGCGGCGGACAGTCGCCTGCTGCAACCTCATCCGCGCACCGGCGACCTGCGTCTGGCGGACAGTCATTACGGCATGTATGCCAAAGAGTTGCCGTCGAAAACCATATGGACGTGGACCGCGGCGTCGGTTGAAGTGCTGTTGAGCCTGGGCGTGGTGGTCGAGGCAGGCACGCCGATTGAGCAAGCGATCCTCGACGAATTGGGCGGCGGTCCGATTGAGACCTTCTGTGCCGATACGCCGGAATTCTGCGCCGCCAAATCCAACTTTGTCTGGACCGAGTATGCGCAACAAGACCTGGCCAACAGCGGCATTATCGTCGAGGCCGGGACACCGATCGATCAGGCGTTCCTGGATCAGTTTGGCATCCCGTCGGTCGATGGTTTTTGCTCCGAGACGCCTGACTACTGCCTTTCCCAGAACGCCAAGGAATATGCACCCGCCCCATCGAGCACGCGCTTCAGCGTGATCCGTACCGGCACTGGCGACCTGCAATTGCTGAGCGCCGGCAACCTGAGCATGGATTCGCTGTATGGGGTTTATACCGCCGGTACCTCCTCCACAACGACCTACGAGGGTGATCCTTACAATCAACCCAAGGCCCTGGGACGCGGCGATACCGTGCTCAATGACACCCACAGCTACTATGAGCAGTTTGTGAACGGTGACACCACCAGCCTGTATCGAGCCTGGTACCCGGAGGCGGGCGGCAACCTGAGCCTGAATGTCGGCGGCGACCTCACGGGTAACGTTGTCGCGGCATTGACCTCCTTGAGCCGGCCCAACCCGCTGGATGCCGGAACGGATTCGGCCAGTGTGGGTAACTGGCTGTGGCGTCAGGGCAGCGGCACTGTCGATACGGGCGGGGCACCTCAGCCGAGCGCCTGGTGGATCAATTTCGGCAGCTACACCGCCACCAGCACGGCTGACCAATTAGTCGGCTTTACCGGCTTCGGTACCCTGGGCGGTGGTGACCTGGATGTACAGGTCGCAGGTGACGCCGGAGTGCTGCGCCCGATGGCCGGGAATATCATGTCGCCTATCACCAACCCGCGCAGCCAGGGGCTGGTGCTGGCAGTTGGCAGTACAGGTCGGGTGGCCAGCGATGGCAGCTTGCAGGTGACGGGCGGCGGCGATTTGCGGGTGCGCATCGGGGGTGCCTTGAACCCTGACAGTAAGCTTCCCACGGGTAGCCTGAACGGTTCGCTGGTGAACCTGCGCGGCAATGCCCGAGTGCTTGGCGGTGCCATGGGCCAGGTCGAGTTGCAGTACGGCAGTCTGATCAGCACCCACAGCCCTGGCGAAACCCGTGCGCTCGATCCATTGCAAGCCACCCGTGGGCTGGCGACGGGCGGTATAACGTTGGTGCCGGGCGATGCCACCTTCAGCCTGGCGACCTTGGGTGACCTGACGCTGCAAAACGTGCTCGATCCGGGCCGGGTGTTAATGCCAAACAGCTCCGCCTTCGTGCGCGGCGAAGCACACGGTCCGGGTACCAGCTGGTTCTCGTTGTGGACCGAGCGTACCGCCATCGACCTGTTTTCCGCAGGGGGCAACTTGACCCCCAACACCGAAGCGCGGGCTTCCGATCTGGCGGTGGTGTATCCGTCGATTCTTCGAGCGACTGCAGCCAGTGGCAGCTTTTACTACGGCAAGGCGGGCGCATCGGTTCAGTTCGATACCGTTTACAGCCTCCCGCTGTTGCTGGCGCCGGGGACCAACAGTCAGTTGCAGTTCCTCGCCCATGATTCGATCTACGCCGGCGGCATGTTTGCCGCGTTGTCGGCGGCCGATCCAGGGATCATGGCCACGCCTTGGCAACCGGCGTTCGTTGGCAGGCTTGGTGACAGTATCAATATCGTCGACAGCAACCTGTCATCCAATGGCAGCTCGGATAACGCCAACCCTCTGCCGTTATTTGTATTTGGTTCTGCCAGCGCCTCGCCGGCGGCCCACGTGCCGACGGAACCGGTGCGCTTCTATGCCTTGACCGGCGATCTGCTGGGCGTCAGCAGTGGGCGTGTCATCACCTTTAACGACACGTTGGGTGTCCGCCACGCCGGGCAGACCTGGTACGAGGGCAATGGGCCGGTATGGATGATGGCGGGTCGGGACATCGTCAGCAGTGGGCGCATTTTTGGTGCTCAGGACTTCCAGAACAACCTGGCCGCTGACGGCAACCTGTTCATCCACAACAATCCCAACGATATTTCGATTGTCTCCGCCGGACGCGACATCCTGTTCAGCAACTTCCAGGTCGCGGGTCCCGGCCTGCTTGAGCTGAGCGCCGGACGTGATATCCGCATGGAAGACCAGGTCAGTGTCACCAGCCTCGGCGCGGTGGTGCCAGGCGATAGCCGTCCGGGCGCGGGCATTGTCATGCAAGCGGGCGTGGGGCCGAACGGTCCTGACTACCGGCGTTTTGTCGAGGTTTACCTCAACCCGGACAACCTGCTGCAGGTCGGTGAAGCCTTGAAGCTTGAGGGCACAAAAGTCGCCAAGACCTATGAAACCGAACTGGTCGACTGGCTTTCCGAGCGCTTCGGCTTTGTCGGGGACAGCGAACAGGCACGGGCGTATTACGCGACACTGCCGGCGGAGCAGCAGCGGGTGTTTGCCCGTGAGGTGTACTTCGCCGAACTCAAGGCCGCCGGCCGCGAGTACAACCAGGAGGGCGGCGTGCGTCAGGGCAGCTACGTGCGTGGTCGGGCGGCGGTGGCGGGGTTGTTCCCGGACAAGGATGTGGCCGGCAATGCAATTGCCTACAAGGGTGATATCACACTGTTTGGCGGTGCCGGGGTACACACCAACTTTGGCGGCTCGATCCAGATGCTCACCCCGGGCGGAGGCCAGACGTTCGGCATCGAGGGCGACGCGCCACCGGCTTCAGCGGGGGTGATCACCCAAGGCGCCGGGGATATTCAGTTGTACTCGATGGGCAGTATCTTGCTTGGTCAGAGCCGGATCATGACCACTTTTGGTGGCTCGATCATGGGCTGGTCGGCGCAGGGCGATATCAACGCCGGTCGCGGCTCCAAGACCACCGTCGTGTACTCGCCGCCGCGTCGTACCTACGACGATTGGGGCAATGTGGCGTTGTCGCCGTCGGTGCCGAGTACCGGTGCCGGTATTGCCACGCTTAACCCGATCCCCGAGGTGCCCGCGGGCGATATCGACTTGATCGCGCCGCTGGGCACGATTGACGCCGGGGAAGCGGGGATTCGCGTCTCGGGTAATATCAACATTGCCGCGTTGCAGGTGGTGAATGCGGCGAATATCCAGACCCAGGGCAAATCGTCGGGAGTGCCCGTGACGGCGGCGGTGAACACCGCGGCCATGAGTTCCGCCAGCGCGGCGGGAGCGGCGGCGTCCCAGGCGGCGGAAGATGCGGCGCGTAACCAGCAGGCGGCGGCACGCCAGGGCAGGGCGTCGATTGTCACCGTCGAGGTGCTGGGGTTTGGTTCCGAGCCGGTGCGGCGCGGTCAGGAGGAGGCCCG is from Pseudomonas mucidolens and encodes:
- a CDS encoding filamentous hemagglutinin family protein, translated to MVRCKPPVKLNAQGPGGQTILRLKPLAHAIALLMVAGSAHGATAFSSGWFAAKGASQAATAARPGAAVPGMPPPLSQQARVNQQLQRSLSTLNTSVAAIAAQQAAQAAGRQAALGQVSTIPDGLGKGGLQVDNSLTQGWTNAKGPKQSQSGGKTTVSIEQTADKAILNWETFNVGRNTTVDFQQQSNWAVLNRVNDPNARPSEIQGQIKGAGTVMIMNRNGVVFSGSSQVNVRNLVAAAATITDEQFTQRGIYVDANGTQPTFTDAVGKVEVQRGAVIQTHKAVKSTESGGYALLLGTEVENAGTIITAKGQTTLAAGDSFYIRKGQGTSGNPRSTTRGNEVATSLNPDSTAGTVSNSGLIMASTGDITLTGHTVRQNGVALASTSVDTRGTVHLLNSATDSTGSVTLGEGSTTAILLDSSGSTALDSQRDNGVVNLDGQPSNLITGQFNHLSQVADRTDQSRIEIVSGGTVDFQKGSITLATGGQVAVSAGQRSLLRDGAMVDVSGAIGVKVAMEANNIKINVQGNEQRDAPVNRDDGQLINNDVWVDLRELVFVPAGTNGYATDRWYTAGGLLEVGGYLGTQGHSVGEWMAQGGTVTFTGKDLVTQQGAQINLSGGTVDVQGGYIRQSWLKGPDGRLYEVSKAPGDILYSGFYKGYEDTSERWGRTDYYYNPLIAPQRRYEAGYTVGRDAGKLVVGTSSAVLEGQLISDVFQGDRQTQAPNINLDGYQQSQKALARRAQLIIGQYTPVFNKSTGTLRYSLTPTATQVLIDAEPQKVADGLDLSSPLTVERQGKLVLDSTQLNGFQLGAIKVSATEAIKVDGALKVADGGDITLFAPAVAINADLTAHGGSINAGNLLSQLNLSGTGDVILPGAASVGVAEGVRLDASGRWTNRPLDPAISEGLAYVNGGKVSLRSTGSISLASGSRVDTSSGASVGLDGKISGGKGGNVTLSALGALDLDGDIRGYGVNGGGTLALQARKVLIGERAGTVDADTLQLAGDFFNKGFSAYDITGNEGLIVADGTQVDVNMPVYRVGEQALTTPGGGDPTTVLERWLPELYQQDAAQGVLSQRRGASLSLTAGTTFNTEEQVANTALTVGQGAVINVDPGQAINLHSVGQLTLNGTLNAWGGSVSLGGLTVPLVSEKLDAIGHGRSIWVGEQALIDVAARAVTAVDNQGRVYGQVRNGGQITIGGDIDPATGIAKASDLFVVVREGARLDASGSQALLDIPGQGSTRVASNGGNIAFASNNGLYLDGSFVAKAGGAGAAGGRLAVALEAPFYVKGLASERVLQGRDLLLSQSHQAEALPENAAAAADALVYGHARLGVDQVTAGGFDNLALLSNGSLSFAGDVSLNLGQSLTLYSSRLNLAEGASNTSRVNLAAPHVVLGGLLAPDRSGMENYLRPELIPTSSLPGQGVFTLDSDLLDIRDRVDFSLNQGFDQVNLNSRGDLRFLAGRDGGVTVAPGFSTTLLTGGDLTLRAARIYPGSEIAAQVLAGRIGGGLSAIEFDPTRTLTIERTGSTSGVAPNSVFGRLQLGAATIKQGGVLQAPLGLIEIGNLGSTKVELLPGSLTSVSGKGLVLPYGGTVDGQVYRYNGKTVKFVGQGGVVIGNGDLTVGVILGGKSVAVLPEATLDLSGGGDLLGAGFIAGRGGSTDARYNPLVQFGANGGFVLPGLATNPVYAIVPGAQPGYAPVAGEGGANTPLVGQQITLGAGVPGLPAGTYTLLPSTYALMPGAFRVELNGLAGTDSDAAATPMRNGSWSTAGRLSIIHTDIRNSLTSQVILTSADTLRRYSQYNETGYAQFAVADAARLGVPRPLLPVDAKTLKLALSAGGGNETFSFKGKGRFEAATGGYGGTVAVINLTKSGEGSTTQIINAGSPLDPDFTGLTVDAQSLNALGAKRLLVGGLSMVLYGQGGNIVTFASGLNAPSGSIVLREGATLKAPEVILVSGSGDIVVEQGASINTLGQGAAAYDARDGFVYSGAPNMLAVSNGLLNVLPYDNRNEVELGAIRIGQCTTGGCLGQTSIYSDGSIVAATTQALELDDQVRYGTRHLALALSNINVGSAEALAAAASAGVLPAGLTLNQQVLDRLLRGDTQFGAPALETLQLSAGQALNFYGTSTLDTYDAQTGKSRLSNLLLSTPAIYGSGTTADVASIHTANLIWQGAEGAPGAVIAGGAGNGGGRLDINAERIEFGYGAFAQPSTTKTFDRLALGFANVNLNASQRITANHKGSLSVYQRQGAYDPVKGFQYSGGNLNILTPLLTGEGGSVNRMTAGGAIDVRASAGARGTVTGHGAQLSLQGESIRLASAVVLPSGKVSLGARGDVVLTDTSLIDVAGRAIAFNDVTQYGWGGEVLLDSRSGNILQGAGSTIDISAKNNQAGKLRAVALDATRGIVDLQGKILGGSSGYYEAGGTLMPYLAGSVEIQARRLGGSGLLDQQFAALNQRLNDGQVYGARSFQLKQGDLTIGNGLKASSISVSIDNGSLRVNGLVDASGERVGSINLAASNGLTLDSGAVLDAHGSKLRVDSYGKIIDSPNRAMVVLGSGDGLLTLADGVRIDLRHGTSTATGNDGRSRGTLELNAPRLINADGSSNDIAIDASGRLVIDGARSITLNGMIRYDDAPVKNDPTASGRPYQEITQDYLQGKHEASVQFINAALQNNNLLQNKLAGLNNATYADAFHLRPGVEIVSNTADGDLVVQGDLDLSGFRYASLNSHSQQDSAVYGSGESGSLTLRAGGDLNIYGSINDGFAPPPETVDDKGWVLLPGIDFTGGDIVVPGHGVTLAQGTAYPAGAVLNYDLPIADIGVSAGTRLPVRATLNQDLVLPAGTVLAAAVLDSAGNLLFAAGTLLNQAQTLVGGSQLEAGSLLTENTLLKALTWPKGVPLPQNFQALDPTLNVVTLDRDMLLPRGALIPSGTNVKLQNGAESIQLRPEESGRQGKQWAIAPMLAEGSQSWSLRLVAGADTEAADSRLLQPHPRTGDLRLADSHYGMYAKELPSKTIWTWTAASVEVLLSLGVVVEAGTPIEQAILDELGGGPIETFCADTPEFCAAKSNFVWTEYAQQDLANSGIIVEAGTPIDQAFLDQFGIPSVDGFCSETPDYCLSQNAKEYAPAPSSTRFSVIRTGTGDLQLLSAGNLSMDSLYGVYTAGTSSTTTYEGDPYNQPKALGRGDTVLNDTHSYYEQFVNGDTTSLYRAWYPEAGGNLSLNVGGDLTGNVVAALTSLSRPNPLDAGTDSASVGNWLWRQGSGTVDTGGAPQPSAWWINFGSYTATSTADQLVGFTGFGTLGGGDLDVQVAGDAGVLRPMAGNIMSPITNPRSQGLVLAVGSTGRVASDGSLQVTGGGDLRVRIGGALNPDSKLPTGSLNGSLVNLRGNARVLGGAMGQVELQYGSLISTHSPGETRALDPLQATRGLATGGITLVPGDATFSLATLGDLTLQNVLDPGRVLMPNSSAFVRGEAHGPGTSWFSLWTERTAIDLFSAGGNLTPNTEARASDLAVVYPSILRATAASGSFYYGKAGASVQFDTVYSLPLLLAPGTNSQLQFLAHDSIYAGGMFAALSAADPGIMATPWQPAFVGRLGDSINIVDSNLSSNGSSDNANPLPLFVFGSASASPAAHVPTEPVRFYALTGDLLGVSSGRVITFNDTLGVRHAGQTWYEGNGPVWMMAGRDIVSSGRIFGAQDFQNNLAADGNLFIHNNPNDISIVSAGRDILFSNFQVAGPGLLELSAGRDIRMEDQVSVTSLGAVVPGDSRPGAGIVMQAGVGPNGPDYRRFVEVYLNPDNLLQVGEALKLEGTKVAKTYETELVDWLSERFGFVGDSEQARAYYATLPAEQQRVFAREVYFAELKAAGREYNQEGGVRQGSYVRGRAAVAGLFPDKDVAGNAIAYKGDITLFGGAGVHTNFGGSIQMLTPGGGQTFGIEGDAPPASAGVITQGAGDIQLYSMGSILLGQSRIMTTFGGSIMGWSAQGDINAGRGSKTTVVYSPPRRTYDDWGNVALSPSVPSTGAGIATLNPIPEVPAGDIDLIAPLGTIDAGEAGIRVSGNINIAALQVVNAANIQTQGKSSGVPVTAAVNTAAMSSASAAGAAASQAAEDAARNQQAAARQGRASIVTVEVLGFGSEPVRRGQEEARSAPAYDPDSPVQVLGAGSLSDQARAQLTEEERRQISL